The segment GCATTCATTGCCTGGAAAAGGGTCTGTGCTTCACGGCTCCTTACTTCTCCCACAAGGAGGTAATCCGGACGCTGCCTGAGAGCTGCTTTGAGCAGGTCCTCGAGCTCAACGCTTCCCACCTCATCACGATTGAAGCTCTCCCTTGTGACCGTGGGAATCCAGTTAACGTGAGGAAGCTGTACCTCACGCGTGTCCTCAAGTGTGACGATACGCGTACTTGAAGGTATGAACATGCAAATAGCATTCAATGCGGAGGTCTTTCCGGTAGCAGTCCCTCCACACATGAGAATGTTCTTTCCGTTCTCCATGCAAAGCCAGAAATACGCCATGACCTCAGCAGAGAATGTATCCCATGCGATAAGATCCAGAGGTGTAAGAGGCACTTTCTTCTGCCTTCTTATTGTGAATGAGCTTCCCTTTGGACTGATGTCATGCCCAAAAGTGATATTGATACGCGAGCCATCCCGCATAGTAGTATCCAGTATTGGAGTTGATTTGGAGAGTGAACGTGAACTTTGCTGTGAAACACGCATTACAAAGGAATCAAGAACATCGTCATCATCGAAAACAACATCGGTATTGACGTTACCGTATCCCGCATGGTACACGAAGACCGGGATCTGCGCTCCGTTACAGAATATATCCTCGATATGAGGATCCCTCATGATCGCACTGATCCTCTCATATTCCACATAGTCCCGCTTGACGTAGTAGAATATCTTCTCAATGGACTTTACATCCAGCTCAGAATAGTAATCCAGCAGCTCCACCGTCTGCTCCCGGATGATACGATATTTTTCCTGTATCGTCATATTGTCAATATCCGAGACACCCTTGATGCTCAGCACATCCTGAAGCATCATATATATCTCCTCAAGCAGAAGCTTCTCGAACCTCGTTAATTTCGGCTCGACCACATGATAACTTACAGTATGTTCCACCATGTCACGAACAATACAGACAAATGAATAAGGCTCATCCGTCCAGTACATGTCCAGTTTTTCACAATTATCAGGTAAATAGAATGTAGCTAACTCCCCATCGACAGCCGGATCATAGACCCGCCTCTCCTTCTTAGCTTTAGAAAAGGACGGCAACCTCGAAGAACCAGACCGTGAACTACCCGATGCTCCCTTCTCACCGGATTTTGCTTTTTTCTTCTCCTTCTTCTTCAAACCGGAAGAAAAACCCTTGATCCTGTCCTTAAAACCAGCCATATGTTACTTTCGAAGTAATGATTTGTAATATTTATAATTATTGACGTTTTTAAAAAAAGAAAGGATGAACCCAGGTTATGGGTTCACGACTACATTTGTAGAGAAGATTGTCTGACCGGAGTCGGTGTCAATCAAGGTGCACTTGAAAGAGTCACCAATATTAACTGTCTGAGAAATTTCATCACCGGCGAATTTAACACCCCAACCTGATTCTGTTGCATAAGTAGTTGGATTATATCCATCTCCAACGGCAATTGTACCAACATCCCCTGGCCTCAGGTAGTCAGCATTCGGGGAAAATGAAACTTCAGACATATTGACATATCCAGTTATAGCAGGGAAGCTGGATTCGATTTCAATCTTCAGATTGTTTTTATAGATAGTGTCCCCACCAAGTGCTTCAATTGTAACAGCATTACTTGATTCATCGCATGAAACTGCAAATGTTGCCTGAGGAGCAGCTTCCTGGGACTCAATACTTCCGGCGTATGAACTTACAGCAGCTGCAAGAATGACTGTGACAACAATCATCAGCATAACACCAATAACAGGTGTTACTCCTTTCTCATCTGAAAATAATCTCTTGAAATTCATATCAGATCACCTCTGTGTCAGTCTGGAAAATAACCTTCTGGCTAGGAGTATGTACAATCTTGACATTCACGAAGTCACCATCGGATACATTTGCCCAATCAGAGAACATAACATCCAGACTTGTAGTACCCACATCAGTTCCATACTGGGAAGCATCCATGACAGATCCTGTCTTTAAAGTGTAGTTACCGAAGTCAGTGAGAGCGTTACCCTCAAAGCCTATTCCAGGATTGTTCAAATATGGAGCTGAACCAGTCACGTCACTATATCCATTATTGTAGGCAGTAGCACCATTGTTTGGAAGAATCTCAGTAACTACACCATTGGCATCAGTGGTCATAATCTTAAGATCTGCTGTTGGCATGGATTCACCGGTTACCTGCTTAATCTGCAAATATGAAAGCGTTGTACCAGACATCGAATCATCTATATCTTTCACACATTTAACATCAAATGTTGCTACTGGTGCGGATTCCGTTGTATCGATCATACCACTGCTGTAAGAGCTTACAGCGGCTGCGAGGATCACGGTCACCACTACCATCAGCATTACGCCGATGACAGGGGACGTTCCTTTTTCATTATTGAACATGTTTTCAATTTTCATTTATTCACCTTTTGAGTCGACCCTTTCCACCACTGAACACACTGAGTGCTTAACGGGTCGTAATTGTTGGCATTAAACAAATATACTTGATTTGAATCAAGTGGTTTTACCAACTGACAAGATGCCTAAACCAAATACCTATATAAACTTTGGTTTTCGGATTATTTGTCTATAATTAATAACTAATACATATATTATGAATTTATACATATATTAGTATTAATTATAATTATCATAATGATGAAAGTACCGAAACATTGCTATTTAGTATATAAATATAATGTAAAATACGTTAAAATGGATTTATTATAGATCATACAATATTTTTTTTAATATGAATTATAACTTAGTTACGGCACATCTAAGAATAGATCAGAAAAGAAATATTAGTAATTTTACATATATATTAAAGAGATTTGATAGAACATAGAGATCCTGAGATGAGATTATATGTTATTAAAGGGAGATGTATGTGGATAAAATGAACTTGTACATATTATTAAGGTAATATGTATAAGCATATTACACAAAGTTTTTATAGAGCTATCTTATTAGTTGGCATCATAATTGATTATGAGGAATGAAGTATGTCAAAGATAGCTACTATTATCCTGGTCATATCCATCCTGTTGATGGTATCGAACGTGCAGGCAGCAGCAGGGAGTGCAGTGGAATATCCGATAACCATCACAGATGCCTCTGGTACCACTGTGACCATCGAAAAGGAACCTGAAAGGATCGTGTCCCTGATGCCAAGTATCACTGAGATCGTGTTCACAGTAGGTGCTGGTGACAAGGTCGTTGGTGGAACCGAGGACGACTATTATCCTCCGGAAGCTCAGAACCTTACCAAGGTCGGTAGGTACACCACTATCAATTATGAGACGGTAGCTCATCTTGAACCGGATCTTGTCCTGATCGATGAGGCAAATGGTGAAGAGACGATCAAACGTCTCGAAGAGCTGGGAATACAGACCGTAATGATCAACCCACAGACCATGGATGAGATCATGGATAGCATACTCCTTGTAGGGACCATCACAAACAATGAGGACAATGCTCAGGAAATAGTAGATGGAATGAAACTGACCATCAGAGAAATTACAGATAGTGCCAGCGAAATACCTGATAATGAAAGACCAAGGGTACTGTACATTGTATGGGATGACCCTATCTATGCAGCCGGAAAAGACACCTACCCAAGTGATCTGATCTCCATGGCAGGTGGACAGAACATAATTGAAGCAAGTGGCTGGCCTACAATAAACCTTGAAAGTGTCGTCAGTGCTGACCCGGAGATAATAATCTGTTCAGGAATGGGAGGTTTATCCTACCAGATAATGAACAACACGGTAAACAATGACGCCCTTGAAACTGTTTCTGCTCTCAAGAACGACAGAGTCTACCCCATAAAAGATCCGAACATCATTGAACTGTCAGGTCCAAGAATAGTCCAGGGACTGGAAGAACTCCACATATACATGGGAGCTGACTGGGAACAGAAGGGTTACACTACTTTAACTGAAGAAAGCCAGACGCAGATCGTAGAAACAGATGAAGGACCAGAAAAAGAGGAAATTGTGCAGGATGGGGATAATGCAACTGCAAGGGCCCCAGGATTCGGAGTATTGCTTGCAGCCTGTATGATGGTCCTTGGATATGTGAGAATCAGAAGGCATTGAAACATCATACCTAAAAGGAAAAGATATTATGCCTAAATACAGTGGTTCCATAAGAAATGTGCTCATCGCACTGGCAGTTATCCTGCTGGTTGTAGTGG is part of the Methanococcoides methylutens MM1 genome and harbors:
- a CDS encoding type II/IV secretion system ATPase subunit codes for the protein MAGFKDRIKGFSSGLKKKEKKKAKSGEKGASGSSRSGSSRLPSFSKAKKERRVYDPAVDGELATFYLPDNCEKLDMYWTDEPYSFVCIVRDMVEHTVSYHVVEPKLTRFEKLLLEEIYMMLQDVLSIKGVSDIDNMTIQEKYRIIREQTVELLDYYSELDVKSIEKIFYYVKRDYVEYERISAIMRDPHIEDIFCNGAQIPVFVYHAGYGNVNTDVVFDDDDVLDSFVMRVSQQSSRSLSKSTPILDTTMRDGSRINITFGHDISPKGSSFTIRRQKKVPLTPLDLIAWDTFSAEVMAYFWLCMENGKNILMCGGTATGKTSALNAICMFIPSSTRIVTLEDTREVQLPHVNWIPTVTRESFNRDEVGSVELEDLLKAALRQRPDYLLVGEVRSREAQTLFQAMNAGHATCSTFHAGTANEVINRFTNPPIDVPSAMFSALDVICMLHNSYEVGVEKRKVIQVAEVAGLDGTGVILKDCFLWEPQTDELINHGSAILTDIRHRQGWSEEELQDELDRRRMVLETLIDMGVRDYYDIVEWINNYYKDPMKVMVALAMHKMAQNREGSTGDA
- a CDS encoding type IV pilin → MNFKRLFSDEKGVTPVIGVMLMIVVTVILAAAVSSYAGSIESQEAAPQATFAVSCDESSNAVTIEALGGDTIYKNNLKIEIESSFPAITGYVNMSEVSFSPNADYLRPGDVGTIAVGDGYNPTTYATESGWGVKFAGDEISQTVNIGDSFKCTLIDTDSGQTIFSTNVVVNP
- a CDS encoding type IV pilin N-terminal domain-containing protein, with the translated sequence MKIENMFNNEKGTSPVIGVMLMVVVTVILAAAVSSYSSGMIDTTESAPVATFDVKCVKDIDDSMSGTTLSYLQIKQVTGESMPTADLKIMTTDANGVVTEILPNNGATAYNNGYSDVTGSAPYLNNPGIGFEGNALTDFGNYTLKTGSVMDASQYGTDVGTTSLDVMFSDWANVSDGDFVNVKIVHTPSQKVIFQTDTEVI
- a CDS encoding cobalamin-binding protein, whose amino-acid sequence is MSKIATIILVISILLMVSNVQAAAGSAVEYPITITDASGTTVTIEKEPERIVSLMPSITEIVFTVGAGDKVVGGTEDDYYPPEAQNLTKVGRYTTINYETVAHLEPDLVLIDEANGEETIKRLEELGIQTVMINPQTMDEIMDSILLVGTITNNEDNAQEIVDGMKLTIREITDSASEIPDNERPRVLYIVWDDPIYAAGKDTYPSDLISMAGGQNIIEASGWPTINLESVVSADPEIIICSGMGGLSYQIMNNTVNNDALETVSALKNDRVYPIKDPNIIELSGPRIVQGLEELHIYMGADWEQKGYTTLTEESQTQIVETDEGPEKEEIVQDGDNATARAPGFGVLLAACMMVLGYVRIRRH